One genomic segment of Danio rerio strain Tuebingen ecotype United States chromosome 11, GRCz12tu, whole genome shotgun sequence includes these proteins:
- the zgc:113307 gene encoding uncharacterized protein LOC553753 precursor (The RefSeq protein has 3 substitutions compared to this genomic sequence), translated as MDYRSVFLLLSVCGLTRAFTMDLDYGGVPLWINRFLGEPSVLTLKDRIDPGWYRAVNTQSCPLECDCPIQWPTAIYCDHRGLNQLPSGLPFRLQYLFLQGNNITSLGSRAFDNTTYLRWLILDHNQLLSEQLDNVLFSSLTRLVNLFINHNNLTKVPAGLPSGLKQLRLAYNHIEKISEGDFQNLDSLTLILLQGNRLKTIEEGDFKGLGALNLLDLSHNFLDTFPKHLPPSVQQLYLSNNSLTGLSENSLHGFSGLRYLRLGHNKLRNERLDPGAFNLTSLVELDLSYNRLTEIPSVPITLQYLYLEVNHIQEFNVSSFCRTVGPTSYSRMKILRLDGNKLEYHKLPPDWVFCLRVLHNIYI; from the exons ATGGATTATAGGTCAGTTTTTTTGTTACTCTCTGTGTGTGGGCTGACTCGGGCCTTCACAATGGATTTGGACTATGGAGGTGTACCCCTCTGGATCAACCGTTTTCTAGGAGAGCCGAGCGTGTTGACTTTGAAAGACCGGATAGATCCAGGCTGGTATCGGGCTGTGAACACACAAAATTGTCCTTTGGAGTGCGACTGCCCAATTCAGTGGCCGACAGCCATTTATTGTGACCACAGAGGCCTTAACCAGCTTCCCTCTGGCCTTCCCTTCCGCCTGCAGTACCTGTTCCTCCAAGGCAATAATATTACTTCCCTTGGATCCAGAGCGTTTGACAATACCACCTATTTGCGCTGGTTGATCTTGGACCACAATGAACTATTGAGTGAGCAACTTGATAATGTGTTGTTCTCCAGTCTGACCCGCTTGGTAAATCTGTTCATAAATCATAATAACCTGACTAAAGTGCCAGCCGGACTGCCAAGCGGACTGAAACAGCTGCGACTCGCATACAATCACATTGAAAAGATTTCTGAAGGTGATTTCCAAAATCTGGACAGTTTGACGTTAATTTTGTTACAAGGCAATCGTCTGAAGACTATCGAAGAGGGGGATTTCAAAG GTCTTGGAGCCCTCAACCTCCTGGATCTTAGTCACAACTTTCTGGACACTTTCCCCAAACATCTGCCTCCATCTGTCCAGCAGCTATATCTCTCCAACAACTCTCTGACTGGACTGTCTGAGAACAGCCTTCATGCCTTCAGTGGACTTCGCTACCTACGACTCGGACACAACAAGCTGAGGAATGAAAGGCTTGACCCTGGAGCCTTTAACCTTACGTCTCTGGTAGAGCTGGACCTTTCATATAACCGGCTGACAGAAATCCCCTCAGTTCCAATCACCCTTCAGTACCTCTACCTTGAGGTTAACCACATCCAAG AGTTCAACGTGAGCAGTTTCTGCAGGACAGTCGGACCCACATCATATTCACGTATGAAGATCCTGAGACTGGATGGCAATAAACTGGAGTATCACAAGTTGCCTCCTGACTGGGTCTTCTGCCTGCGTGTTCTCCATAACATTTACATTTGA